The Populus nigra chromosome 4, ddPopNigr1.1, whole genome shotgun sequence genome contains the following window.
TCAACTTCATTAGTGtcagttttataaaaattatacacaAACCTTGTGAAAGAAGGTTTGAGAAAGAATGATTAATCCGCCCAACACTATTTATGAATGTCATTCATAGCCCACCACTGGCACTCTCATAAGTgaaaatcacagcaaataaCTTATGGTAGAAGGAGCTGAGTTGATCGTTGGGCTTGGACTTGAGGAAGAAGATCAGTGATTGTTGGAGTGTGTGACCGTGGTCACGACAACGATAATGCTGAGTGGCACTTCGATGGATagtgacatatatatatataatggtaaAAATATGGTAGTGgttttagtttaaaatatttttaattttaaaatagattaaaataatatatattttttatttttaaaaaattatttttgatatcgtTACATAatacgatataaaaatataaattgtttaaaattttttaaaaaacataatttcaatcACGTTCCCAAACACTACCTAAATGTCTGATGAAAATCACTTATAGAGGCTGTTTCCAACTCGGTTTCAAATGGAAttttactaaattttaaaaagttgtttttgtttaaaattaatttgtaatttttttaatgtgttgatattaaaaataatttgtaaaaaataaacaaaaaatattattttaatatatttttgagtaaaaaacacttttaaaaaaaatcattactatATTCTCAAACATTCTCTTATAATTTGTACCAAGCATTAAATGCATATATATTTCACTACGATTAGTAGAAATGATATTAAGGAGGTGTTTGGAATAATGATAGTTATTacttttcaatgtgttttttatttgaaaatatattaaaataatatatattttttattttttaaaatttatttttaacatcaatatattaaaataatttaatttttttttttgtaaacacctgttaaaaaatttaggggtaaaaaattaagtaatgACATACTCCAATTATGAAGACACATTTTAGACATCCAATGAAATGTTGCCAAGTTGCCATCAATTACAATTGCAAATTTGCGTTGAAATAAACGTCGTGAGGGCGGGCGGGCGGTAGCGTTTTGACGGCCGAGGAAGGATTCTTGGCGTTGTAAAGTTGAATAGACCTAAAAGGTTCTGCTAGTGTGTCTTTATGAGAAGGCCCATTTACCATTGCACGGAAGGTCTATATAGATTCCCAGGCCTTCTCTTCGGGTTCGCGCTCTTAAAGTCCAAATGTGGCTCCTCTCTTTTGCAACCCTTTTTCggctctttattttattttttaaattttgatggggAAATATGCTACCACATTGATTCAATTGACTTGACTTCCAGTAGCTGGACattctcttaagaaaaaagagaaagaaagaaagaaaaaatagtgttttattTCATAGTTTATTATCTAGAAATGGTCTATACGTAAGTAACTTTACAGGCCAATCCACTCTGTCGAATCTTTCAACAGGACGAGTCAAAGAATCTGCTAGCTTGGCTACCCCCATTACTCTGTTGTTTCCTCTCGGTCCTAACTTTGCTCTCCTCTCACAACTCTGTGAGTAGTTTTAGGATGGAAATCTATCTAATTTCTTCCATGACAAACAAATCGAGTTATCTTAAGTTCCTTTAACCAACTCCTAGATCAGTTTATTGAACGAATTCTGCCAAGAGATATATCAGCTTTTGTATTATCTTAGCAACTCCCAGAATAGAACAGCATCACTTTTAAATCTTTGATTTCGCATCATCTGCAGGCTACTGTACAGTATTACCAcctctcaaagaaaaaaaaaatcttcattgaAATCAAATTCTAACTGATCCAGCGTTAATTCGTTTAACTAATGATATGGTGATCTTCAGTTTTCATTACAAATTGAATTTCCAAGATTTTACTGTCTGGCTAGAGAAACGGAAGTAAACCGGTCGTCGTCTCCAAGTCACATTTAGAGATGACAAATTAACTGATGACAAGGCTAGACAGGAAGATACCACTTCATAAGAGACAAAAAAAGAGCTCCGAACCTAGCACATCACATATTTTCTAGCACATTTGATTAAACGATTGCGCAAAGAACAGGAACAATACGCCGAAACTCCATTTTCATGGAAACGTTAATGTTTCTTTCCAAAGACCCACATAAGCAAATTGTcatacatattaaattgatgacTTAAAATATTcggttaagatttttttaattttaaataaaataaatttggtaaATATATCATACCTAAAGCATTTGAATTTAGTAATTGGTCAAGTTCAAGGCAACTTGAGTTTTGTAAGCATgttaaactcaaaaaaattgaacttaataattaatcaaatttaaaatagtatGGATCTAATAAACATGTCACTCAAgtcaatcaaatttaaaatagtaCAGATCTGCTAAACAAGCTCTCATGTGAGTTGTTTTAGGCGAAATAGGAGGGCAGCAGAGTTATCAACACCAATAGACATGCATGCATGTGACGGGGGCTGAGGGGCTTAATTTATTATGACGATGTTGAAATGCTGTAAGCGTACGTCACTTAAGCACGCCTTTGCAAGCAGTGCTTAAAAAATAGCCGCAATTCCAATTTTTGTTTGCCTAACTAACTCATCAATGTAGTCGCAGCCAATATTCATCTTTATTATGTTCTTAAACCAATTATTCAACTCTCTCCCTAGCTACAGGAACAAAACAGCAAATTATGGATCAGAGGCATTAAACAATACATGCTGTCAGCTAATAACATAGTCTCAAAGTATAGGAAGAGAGAGGGAGGTCTCATCGTCTCATAAGAAACAAAACCGACCCAAAATGTTATTCAAACTACTAGATGCCGATGCCTTTTGATTCCTTTTTGTTCTTCACGTCAATCATTAGGATTCAACTcgtcttgatatatatatatatatatatatatatatatatatatatatatatattgtccaGAGTTTGGTTTTAGTTCATACCATCTCTCAGAAGCGACATTTCCTTCCCAAAAAGAGATTCAACAAAATGGTTTTGTCTGCTGAATTATTTCAAGTACTGTTCTACACCACCTTTCTTCAATGACCCAAGAGCCAACGAATTGTCTTTCTAATGGCTGATTAAACCGTCTAGCTCATTTACTCTTTGATTCCTTTCACTTACAATATTCTATAGCATTGCATATTGTACACTCTTAGGCAACTAATAAAGGTTTTGTGATATCCTCTGCAGAACGTCTCCAGAGATATTAAAGTCGAACCCAAGCGAGAAAGAAGGCGAGGAGGAAACAGAGGGGCACTGTTTGTGTTCGGTAAGAATGTTGATTACTTACTACGTGCGTGCGTGTGTAACTCGGGTAGTAATAAGTGGATTTGCTTCCCTCATTTCATCCTTCTGAAGCATATTGATGAGCTAATTGATGTTAGTTCTGGTGAATTTGGGCAGCTGCGGAGGGACTAGAGAACATGGCATTCATCTCTATGGCCGTCAGCCTGGTGACTTATTTCTATGGGTACATGAACTTCAGCTTAACAAAATCTGCCACAACACTTACCAACTTCATGGGTACTTCATTTTTAGTGGCGCTGTTTGGAGGGTTCATTTGCGACACCTATATGACTAGATTCAAGGCTTGTGTCTTGTTTGGATGCGTGGAGTTTATGGTATGTCTAAATAATTATGCTATCATTAGAAAATTATTGACGGCCAAAATTCTCATTAAGAATCATGAATTATTGTGTATTATTGGCCCATTTTATTGGAAAAGGGCATGCATGCATGTACCACGATTTCCAAACTTCTTGAAAGAATATGATCCACCACTtctaccaaatatatatatatatacatgcatatGCGTGCACATgtcttttaatgaaattaacgtgtagattttaaaaaaaattacttatgttttcatatgagttatgtttttatatatataaatagagggagtagttaatttttttagtaattccTCTAAATATTTGgactaaatctattttttatgagCGAAACAGTCTTAactcaataattaatattatgaatatttatctaTTAACTTGAAAATTCCTAGCCACATGTACCCACATATTTggctaaaaaaaacatgtaatggTTTTATGGTcttcttccaaaaaaaatctGATAATCGTATTTTACATCAAGATGGATATATTTTGTAAGCTTCAGCTAAATTTAAAGGCCTGAGTtggaatgagagagagagagagagagttaaccTCTCACAATAGAGTTTGTAAGGAAGTCCCCCTCCCGTTAACAGAGGAAGACAAACATCTACGCCAAAGAAAGAAACCGAGATTCAATCAGTGAGGTAGACCTTCGGCCTTGAACAAGATAAGATTTTACATTAGTATCAATTGGTTTTGCTCCGTCCTTTTGAGCCCTTGTGGTCTATCGGTAGTATCACCCTTTGTACAATGATGATGTATAGAATCTGTACCATTgtttaaagatttttataaaggtagtatttatgataaaaatgttGTGTTTTCCAGGGATATGGCCTCCTAACAGTCCAAGCTCACTTCCACCATCTAAGACCAAGTCCTTGCAAAGGTGTTTCGCCAGACCAATGTGAGGGTGCAGATGGGAGCCAAGCTGCAATACTTTTCGCCGGTCTGTACCTTATTGCGTTTGGTACTAGTGGTGTCAAAGCTTCTTTGCCATCATTAGGAGCTGATCAATTCGATGAGAATGACCCTAAGGAGGCATCTCAATTGTCTAGTTTTTTCAACTGGTTCTTGTTTAGCATCACCATTGGAGCTATACTAGGAGTCACTATTATTGTATGGATAAGTACTAACCAAGGGTGGGATTTGGGTTTTGGTGTGTGTGCTATAGCAGTCCTTCTTGCTATTATCTTTGCAAGCATGGGCAAGTCCTTGTATCGCAACAATGTGCCCAAGGGAAGCCCCCTCACAAGCTTTGCGCAGGTAACTAATAACTTCGTAAAGAGCTTGTATTGGTACTATAGTACCTTCCCACTGATCATTAGTCTTGGTATGTTAGATAAAATGAATTTCCCATCTAATTTGCTCATAAATGTAGGTATTTGTGGCTGCAATCCGGAACCGAGGCCTTCCAATTCCAGAGAAGGCAgaagaattgcatgaaattTATGACAAAGATGCAGGGGTGAAACGAGAAATTCTTCCATGGACTGACCAATTCAGgtaaatgatataaaattgaCACCTCTGTTGCAACGAATCATAACCATAAACGAATATTAAAGTACATATATTCCTGTTAAATTCCAGGTTCTTGGACCGGGCAGCAATCGCAAAGACTACTAACGATGCGTCAACATCAATCAGCCATGGACCCTGGAGGCTATGCACAGTGACACAAGTTGAAGAAACAAAGATCCTAATCCGCATGCTTCCAATTATACTTAGCACTGTTTTCATGAACACATGCTTGGCTCAGCTCCAGACTTTTTCGGTCCAACAGAGCATCACAATGGACACACGTGTGTTTGGCTTCCAAGTGCCTGGCCCCTCACTACCAGTAACCCCCCTGCTATTCATGTTTGTTCTAATCCCCATATACGAACGCGTTTTCGTACC
Protein-coding sequences here:
- the LOC133691834 gene encoding protein NRT1/ PTR FAMILY 4.5-like isoform X1; its protein translation is MVLSAELFQNVSRDIKVEPKRERRRGGNRGALFVFAAEGLENMAFISMAVSLVTYFYGYMNFSLTKSATTLTNFMGTSFLVALFGGFICDTYMTRFKACVLFGCVEFMGYGLLTVQAHFHHLRPSPCKGVSPDQCEGADGSQAAILFAGLYLIAFGTSGVKASLPSLGADQFDENDPKEASQLSSFFNWFLFSITIGAILGVTIIVWISTNQGWDLGFGVCAIAVLLAIIFASMGKSLYRNNVPKGSPLTSFAQVFVAAIRNRGLPIPEKAEELHEIYDKDAGVKREILPWTDQFRFLDRAAIAKTTNDASTSISHGPWRLCTVTQVEETKILIRMLPIILSTVFMNTCLAQLQTFSVQQSITMDTRVFGFQVPGPSLPVTPLLFMFVLIPIYERVFVPLARKITGIPTGIRQLQRVGVGLVLSAISMAVAGIVETSRKSVAVEHNMVDSTEPLPMSFLWLGFQYAIFGAADMFTLVGLLEFFYAESSAGMKSLSTAISWCSLAFGYFLSSVVVEVVNKVTGGWLANNNLNRDRLNYFYWLLAGISIVNFGVYLACASWYRYKKRGGVNQIENGAGGDAKGKAQMV
- the LOC133691834 gene encoding protein NRT1/ PTR FAMILY 4.5-like isoform X2, coding for MAFISMAVSLVTYFYGYMNFSLTKSATTLTNFMGTSFLVALFGGFICDTYMTRFKACVLFGCVEFMGYGLLTVQAHFHHLRPSPCKGVSPDQCEGADGSQAAILFAGLYLIAFGTSGVKASLPSLGADQFDENDPKEASQLSSFFNWFLFSITIGAILGVTIIVWISTNQGWDLGFGVCAIAVLLAIIFASMGKSLYRNNVPKGSPLTSFAQVFVAAIRNRGLPIPEKAEELHEIYDKDAGVKREILPWTDQFRFLDRAAIAKTTNDASTSISHGPWRLCTVTQVEETKILIRMLPIILSTVFMNTCLAQLQTFSVQQSITMDTRVFGFQVPGPSLPVTPLLFMFVLIPIYERVFVPLARKITGIPTGIRQLQRVGVGLVLSAISMAVAGIVETSRKSVAVEHNMVDSTEPLPMSFLWLGFQYAIFGAADMFTLVGLLEFFYAESSAGMKSLSTAISWCSLAFGYFLSSVVVEVVNKVTGGWLANNNLNRDRLNYFYWLLAGISIVNFGVYLACASWYRYKKRGGVNQIENGAGGDAKGKAQMV